The following proteins are co-located in the Candidatus Cloacimonadaceae bacterium genome:
- a CDS encoding pseudouridine synthase — MSSSTVSSKRSSKTASKSGNPLRINRFLADAGLGSRRKVEELITGGKIMLNGEVCMDLSAVIDSDKDEVSFEGKPLSAKKQMMYLILNKPRGYIVSRADELKRNTVYELLPDSARNLSYAGRLDKNSEGLLMFTNDGDMINKLTHPNFKVEKVYRVDIDRKLNRSQLDQLRKGVVIEGGMTLPAGVFVKTETDTSMTLKMVITEGRKRQIRQMIEAVGAKVRSLRRLQFGALRLKELPLGNWRPLTEQEIRYLKHTPDKGRSKK; from the coding sequence ATGAGCTCATCAACAGTCTCTTCAAAACGGTCGTCCAAAACAGCCTCGAAAAGTGGTAATCCGCTGCGGATCAATCGCTTTCTGGCAGATGCGGGATTGGGCTCTCGCCGCAAGGTGGAAGAGCTGATCACCGGTGGAAAGATCATGCTCAACGGCGAGGTCTGCATGGATTTGAGCGCCGTCATAGATTCTGATAAAGACGAGGTCAGTTTTGAGGGAAAGCCGCTTTCCGCCAAAAAACAGATGATGTATCTGATCCTAAACAAACCTCGCGGCTATATCGTGAGTAGAGCAGACGAGCTCAAACGCAACACCGTCTATGAACTTTTGCCGGATAGCGCACGCAATCTCAGCTATGCGGGACGGCTGGATAAAAACTCCGAGGGCTTGCTGATGTTTACCAACGACGGAGACATGATCAACAAGCTCACGCATCCCAATTTCAAGGTGGAAAAGGTCTATCGGGTGGATATTGATCGCAAATTGAACCGCAGCCAACTCGATCAACTGCGCAAAGGCGTGGTGATCGAAGGTGGAATGACCCTGCCCGCGGGAGTCTTTGTCAAGACGGAAACGGATACTTCCATGACTCTCAAAATGGTCATCACCGAAGGTCGCAAACGCCAGATCCGGCAGATGATCGAAGCCGTCGGAGCCAAGGTTCGCTCTCTGCGCCGTCTGCAATTTGGTGCGCTCCGGCTCAAGGAATTACCTCTGGGAAACTGGCGTCCGCTCACTGAGCAAGAGATTCGCTATCTAAAACACACGCCGGATAAGGGAAGAAGCAAGAAATGA
- a CDS encoding DUF933 domain-containing protein codes for MKIALIGLPKSGKTTIFNALTRSSHSTDKYAPPAHEANIGVVQVIDERITRLSELYKPRKTIYANIEYRDFPGIFSAHEDNPDNALFSDIKGNDGFVLVLRDFIDGELDELYGAVDPLKQLSAFEDEMILSDMVVAEKRIEKIELGYKRGVKTSAIQQEERILRAVLEHLQENKSIRTMHLSTDELKTLRGFQFFSQKPLLILLNCGEDDFSKQGGLLDQIRERGFLAEAIAGRFEEELSKLEEEEAAMFMEDMGIPESVRDRLTHLCYKLMGYVSFFTVGEDEVRAWTIEKGDNAVTAAGKIHSDLARGFIRAECFKYEDIIHHGSEKVLKEKGLFRLEGKEYFVQDGDIISIRFNV; via the coding sequence ATGAAAATAGCCTTGATCGGACTGCCCAAAAGCGGCAAAACCACGATATTCAACGCGCTCACGCGCTCATCCCATTCCACTGATAAATATGCCCCACCGGCGCATGAAGCAAACATAGGCGTCGTGCAAGTCATCGATGAACGCATCACCCGCCTCAGCGAGCTCTACAAACCCAGGAAAACTATCTATGCCAACATCGAATATCGGGATTTTCCCGGCATCTTTTCCGCTCACGAGGACAATCCGGACAACGCGCTCTTCTCCGATATCAAAGGCAACGACGGCTTTGTATTGGTTCTGAGGGATTTCATTGACGGCGAACTGGACGAGCTCTATGGCGCAGTCGATCCCCTCAAACAACTCTCCGCTTTTGAAGACGAGATGATCTTGAGCGACATGGTCGTGGCGGAAAAACGCATCGAGAAGATCGAACTGGGCTATAAACGCGGGGTGAAAACCTCCGCCATCCAGCAAGAGGAAAGGATCCTGCGTGCCGTCCTCGAACACCTCCAGGAAAACAAATCCATCCGCACGATGCACCTCAGCACAGATGAACTAAAGACCCTGCGCGGCTTTCAGTTCTTCAGTCAGAAACCGCTATTGATTCTGCTCAATTGCGGTGAGGACGATTTTTCCAAGCAGGGCGGATTGCTTGATCAGATCAGGGAAAGAGGTTTTTTGGCGGAAGCGATTGCCGGAAGATTTGAAGAGGAACTCAGCAAGCTTGAAGAAGAGGAAGCGGCGATGTTTATGGAGGACATGGGGATCCCGGAATCCGTGCGTGACCGCCTCACCCATCTCTGCTACAAGCTGATGGGCTATGTGAGTTTTTTCACCGTTGGTGAGGACGAAGTTCGCGCCTGGACAATCGAAAAAGGAGACAACGCGGTCACCGCCGCGGGCAAGATCCATTCCGATCTGGCACGTGGTTTCATCCGCGCCGAGTGTTTCAAGTATGAGGACATCATCCACCACGGCAGCGAAAAGGTTTTGAAGGAAAAAGGACTCTTCCGTCTGGAAGGCAAGGAATATTTCGTGCAGGACGGAGACATCATCTCGATCAGATTCAACGTTTAG
- a CDS encoding LptE family protein — MPFENQSAEFGISEKVYNQLSVAFRNDGRLKVVNQQPDCLLEGGVISFEERVYSYDAANNVQDYQLRLTLAISFTDLIRNEVIYENKSLTLMEAYAVSTESTAKSKSKEEAIDELINSLFKTVVQNSLEKW; from the coding sequence ATGCCGTTTGAGAACCAAAGCGCGGAATTTGGCATCTCGGAAAAAGTGTATAATCAGCTCAGTGTGGCATTTCGCAACGACGGACGCCTGAAGGTGGTCAACCAGCAGCCGGACTGCCTGCTCGAGGGGGGAGTGATCTCTTTTGAAGAGCGGGTATATAGCTATGACGCCGCCAACAACGTTCAGGATTATCAGTTGCGTTTGACGCTCGCGATCAGTTTCACGGATCTGATCCGCAATGAAGTTATTTATGAAAACAAGAGCCTGACTTTGATGGAAGCCTACGCGGTTTCCACTGAGAGTACGGCAAAATCAAAAAGCAAAGAGGAAGCCATCGATGAGCTCATCAACAGTCTCTTCAAAACGGTCGTCCAAAACAGCCTCGAAAAGTGGTAA